A genomic window from Rhodococcus sp. KBS0724 includes:
- the lexA gene encoding transcriptional repressor LexA: MKDDRSTSAATAGVAATSAETLTQRQRRVLEVIRDSVSERGYPPSIREIGDAVGLTSTSSVAHQLRTLERKGFIRRDPNRPRAVDVRGLDEVAADTAIASVTRHASEIRSAAGDPLPEPAFVPVLGRIAAGGPILAEEAVEDVFPLPRELVGQGSLFMLKVVGESMVEAAICDGDWVVVRQQNVAENGDIVAAMIDGEATVKTFKRVKKDVWLMPHNPLFEPISGNNAVILGKVVTVMRKI, encoded by the coding sequence ATGAAGGACGATCGCTCCACAAGTGCCGCAACGGCAGGCGTTGCCGCGACGTCAGCCGAGACTCTCACCCAACGGCAGCGCCGTGTTCTCGAAGTGATCCGGGATTCGGTGAGCGAGCGTGGCTACCCGCCCAGCATCCGGGAGATCGGCGACGCCGTGGGGTTGACGTCGACCTCGTCGGTCGCACATCAACTCCGCACGCTGGAGCGCAAGGGCTTCATTCGCCGCGACCCCAATCGCCCTCGCGCGGTGGACGTCCGAGGCCTGGACGAGGTTGCTGCCGACACCGCTATCGCTTCGGTGACAAGGCACGCGTCGGAGATTCGCAGCGCCGCGGGCGATCCGCTTCCGGAACCTGCATTTGTGCCGGTCCTCGGTCGCATCGCTGCCGGCGGGCCGATCCTCGCGGAAGAAGCTGTCGAAGATGTATTCCCGCTCCCCCGCGAGCTGGTCGGGCAGGGTTCGCTGTTCATGCTCAAGGTTGTCGGTGAATCCATGGTCGAAGCTGCGATCTGTGACGGCGACTGGGTGGTCGTCCGTCAGCAGAATGTTGCCGAGAACGGGGACATCGTTGCCGCGATGATCGACGGCGAGGCAACGGTCAAGACGTTCAAGCGGGTCAAGAAGGACGTGTGGCTGATGCCGCACAATCCCCTGTTCGAACCCATCTCCGGTAACAACGCCGTCATTCTCGGCAAGGTTGTCACCGTGATGCGCAAGATCTAG
- a CDS encoding DeoR/GlpR family DNA-binding transcription regulator — translation MYAEERQQAIGTMVSQRGRMSVAALSETFGVTTETVRRDLAFLERIGQVRRVHGGAVPTASLRVTEPGMAERDQTRAEQKDRIARCALSYLPPNGGSALFDAGTTTGRMIPEIPTDLDFTAVTNSVPIGARLASMNSVSLILVGGRVRGVTQASVGEDALRVLGTLRVDVAFIGTNAISLGHGLSTPDSEEAAVKRAMVKAANHVVVLADSSKVGREHLISFAPLDSIDVLITDEDITPTDTSEFHDQGIEVVIA, via the coding sequence GTGTACGCGGAAGAACGCCAACAAGCGATAGGCACGATGGTGTCGCAGCGCGGACGCATGTCCGTCGCAGCACTGTCCGAGACCTTCGGCGTCACCACCGAAACAGTCAGGCGTGATCTGGCCTTCCTCGAACGAATCGGGCAGGTACGACGCGTCCACGGCGGCGCGGTACCCACCGCCTCACTGCGCGTCACCGAACCCGGCATGGCAGAACGCGATCAAACCCGCGCGGAACAGAAAGACCGCATCGCTCGGTGCGCGCTGTCGTACCTGCCGCCGAACGGCGGTAGTGCACTCTTCGACGCCGGCACCACCACCGGTCGGATGATTCCCGAGATTCCGACCGATCTCGATTTCACGGCAGTCACCAATTCGGTTCCGATCGGCGCGAGACTCGCGTCGATGAACTCGGTATCGCTGATCCTCGTCGGAGGCCGGGTCCGCGGAGTCACCCAAGCCTCGGTCGGCGAGGACGCACTACGAGTGCTCGGCACCTTGCGCGTCGATGTCGCCTTCATCGGCACCAACGCCATCAGCCTCGGGCACGGACTGTCCACCCCGGACAGCGAGGAGGCAGCAGTCAAAAGAGCAATGGTCAAGGCCGCCAATCACGTAGTGGTACTGGCAGATTCAAGCAAAGTGGGTCGCGAGCATCTCATCAGCTTCGCTCCGCTCGACAGCATCGACGTCCTCATCACCGACGAGGACATCACCCCGACAGACACGTCCGAGTTCCACGACCAGGGAATCGAGGTAGTCATCGCATGA
- a CDS encoding 1-phosphofructokinase family hexose kinase, which translates to MIVTLTANPSIDRTVQLEQPLQRGSVLRALSTRSDPGGKGVNVARVLSAAKLETLAILPGNPGDPLLSALAAGGIPHLGVATEGLARTNITVAEPDGTTTKINEPGAALPASTLDNLARELVSRADVASWIVLSGSIPPGVSPGWYGELVAALRDHPCKVAVDTSDAPLSALADNFPLTAPDLLKPNGEELAQLTGVDGNALENAAQEGDPGPAIAAATLLVERGVGAVLATLGAAGAVLVTAEGAWIATAPPIVAVSTVGAGDSSLAGYILAATAGADPGECLRHAVAYGSAAASLPGTTLPTPQQVDLAGVTISSATSAPALPTELA; encoded by the coding sequence ATGATCGTCACCCTGACGGCCAACCCGAGCATCGACCGAACCGTACAACTGGAGCAACCGCTCCAGCGCGGCTCAGTCCTGCGAGCCCTCTCCACCCGCAGCGATCCGGGCGGCAAGGGGGTGAACGTGGCCCGAGTTCTGAGCGCGGCAAAACTCGAGACCCTGGCAATCCTTCCCGGAAATCCGGGCGATCCCTTGCTCAGCGCACTGGCCGCCGGCGGAATCCCCCACCTCGGCGTCGCAACCGAGGGCCTCGCGCGCACCAACATCACCGTCGCCGAACCGGACGGAACCACAACAAAGATCAACGAACCGGGCGCCGCTCTGCCAGCTTCGACGCTCGACAACCTGGCGCGCGAACTCGTCTCACGAGCGGACGTCGCCAGCTGGATCGTGCTGTCCGGCTCCATCCCACCAGGCGTTTCCCCCGGCTGGTACGGCGAACTTGTTGCCGCACTGCGTGATCACCCGTGCAAGGTTGCGGTCGACACCTCCGACGCGCCGCTGTCCGCTCTCGCGGACAACTTTCCGCTCACAGCACCGGATCTCCTCAAGCCCAACGGCGAAGAGTTGGCTCAACTTACCGGTGTCGACGGCAATGCCCTGGAAAATGCTGCGCAAGAAGGTGATCCGGGGCCCGCGATTGCAGCAGCCACCCTTCTGGTCGAACGCGGTGTCGGCGCGGTACTCGCGACCCTCGGCGCAGCGGGAGCAGTCCTGGTCACCGCCGAAGGGGCCTGGATTGCCACTGCTCCCCCGATCGTTGCGGTCAGTACCGTCGGCGCCGGCGATTCCTCACTTGCCGGATACATCCTGGCGGCAACCGCCGGGGCTGATCCGGGCGAATGCCTGCGCCACGCCGTCGCCTACGGAAGTGCTGCCGCGTCCCTTCCCGGCACTACCCTCCCGACGCCACAACAAGTCGATCTTGCAGGCGTCACGATCTCGTCTGCCACATCAGCACCCGCCCTGCCCACCGAACTCGCCTGA
- a CDS encoding HPr family phosphocarrier protein gives MPSKTVAVGSAVGLHARPAALIAEAVGASGATVTLAVAGEEPVDAGSALMIMTLGAAKGAEVTIESDDIDALEKVAELVAADLDA, from the coding sequence ATGCCAAGTAAGACAGTTGCCGTAGGTTCCGCAGTCGGCCTCCACGCCCGCCCTGCTGCCCTCATCGCCGAAGCAGTGGGCGCCTCCGGAGCCACCGTGACTCTTGCCGTCGCCGGCGAAGAACCCGTCGACGCCGGCTCCGCGCTGATGATCATGACGCTCGGCGCCGCCAAGGGCGCCGAAGTCACCATCGAATCCGACGACATCGACGCTCTCGAGAAGGTTGCCGAGCTGGTTGCTGCCGATCTCGACGCCTGA
- a CDS encoding fructose-specific PTS transporter subunit EIIC, with protein MSEPTARSSGSPIISPELISLDTNLGASKEDVIRALAARLTAAGRADNADGLVDAALAREAQSATGLPGGIAIPHCRAEAVTSASLGFARLDPKVDFGAPDGPADLVFLIAAPEGAGAEHMKLLSSLARALVRPAFVTSLREAATPDDIVRLVDEVLNPAPAKPATPEPAAAAVSTAKHSAEPTAPEPAAPAAAERHIVAVTACPTGIAHTYMAADSLVAAGERAGVTVHVETQGSSGSTPLSPSLIASAAAVIFATDVGVKGRERFAGKPVVASGVKRAINEPDKMLAEALRAADNPAAAKVDGSVAAGADDGESGDVGFGTHLRQVLLTGVSYMIPFVAAGGLLIALGFLLGGYEISGPAGDIVLNNSLTNLPDGGLATYLGAVLFQIGSLAFSFLVPALAGYIAFAIADRPGIAPGFTAGAVAVFVGAGFIGGLVGGLIAGVVALYIGRISVPQWLRGLMPVVIIPLFATMIVGALMFLVLGRPLAAITTGLTDWLNGLSGSSAIFLGIILGLMMCFDLGGPVNKAAYAFAVAGLNVDDPASLRIMAAVMAAGMVPPLAMALASTVLRPQLFSEAERENGKAAWLLGAAFISEGAIPFAAADPLRVIPSMMAGGAITGGLIMAFDVTLSAPHGGIFVFFAVGGIGWFLISLAAGTVVAALAVIGAKQFIRSGPTDAELDPEIVPAAA; from the coding sequence ATGTCCGAACCCACCGCACGCAGTTCCGGCTCCCCGATCATCAGCCCTGAACTGATCTCACTCGACACCAACCTCGGCGCCTCGAAAGAGGACGTCATCCGCGCCCTGGCCGCACGCCTTACTGCGGCGGGACGTGCCGACAACGCCGACGGTCTGGTCGACGCAGCGCTGGCCCGCGAAGCGCAGTCTGCGACGGGCCTGCCCGGCGGAATCGCGATTCCACATTGCCGCGCCGAGGCTGTGACATCGGCGTCGCTGGGGTTTGCGCGACTCGATCCGAAGGTCGACTTCGGCGCCCCCGACGGTCCCGCAGACCTGGTGTTCCTGATCGCCGCCCCCGAGGGCGCCGGCGCAGAACACATGAAGCTCCTGTCATCACTGGCTCGCGCGTTGGTGCGACCCGCATTCGTGACGTCCCTGCGCGAGGCAGCGACACCCGACGACATCGTGCGATTGGTGGACGAGGTGCTCAACCCGGCACCGGCAAAGCCCGCAACTCCGGAGCCGGCCGCTGCTGCTGTTTCCACAGCGAAACACTCGGCCGAGCCGACAGCACCCGAGCCTGCCGCGCCTGCCGCTGCCGAGCGGCACATAGTTGCCGTCACTGCCTGCCCCACCGGTATCGCCCACACGTACATGGCCGCCGATTCCCTCGTTGCCGCCGGTGAGCGCGCCGGCGTCACGGTCCACGTGGAAACACAGGGCTCCAGCGGAAGCACACCGCTCTCCCCGTCGCTCATCGCAAGTGCCGCGGCCGTCATCTTCGCCACGGATGTCGGAGTGAAGGGTCGCGAGCGGTTCGCCGGTAAACCCGTCGTGGCGTCCGGAGTGAAACGGGCCATCAACGAACCGGACAAGATGCTGGCCGAAGCACTCCGCGCCGCGGACAATCCCGCAGCCGCAAAGGTGGACGGGTCCGTAGCCGCCGGCGCGGATGACGGCGAGTCGGGCGACGTCGGATTCGGCACGCACCTGCGCCAGGTCCTTCTGACCGGTGTCAGCTACATGATTCCGTTTGTCGCCGCCGGTGGTTTGCTCATCGCACTCGGCTTCCTGCTCGGCGGTTACGAAATCTCCGGTCCGGCCGGAGACATCGTTCTCAACAACTCACTGACCAACCTGCCCGACGGTGGCCTCGCCACGTACCTCGGCGCCGTTCTGTTCCAGATCGGTTCGCTGGCCTTCAGCTTCCTCGTACCGGCGCTCGCGGGTTACATAGCGTTTGCCATCGCCGACCGGCCAGGCATCGCCCCCGGTTTCACAGCTGGTGCGGTGGCGGTCTTCGTCGGCGCCGGCTTCATTGGCGGCCTGGTCGGCGGTCTGATCGCCGGTGTTGTCGCTCTGTACATCGGCCGGATCTCCGTACCGCAGTGGCTCCGCGGATTGATGCCCGTCGTGATCATTCCGCTGTTCGCCACCATGATCGTCGGCGCGCTGATGTTCCTGGTCCTCGGACGCCCCTTGGCCGCGATCACCACCGGACTCACCGACTGGCTCAACGGACTCTCGGGTAGCTCCGCTATCTTCCTCGGCATCATCCTCGGCCTGATGATGTGCTTCGACCTGGGCGGACCGGTCAACAAGGCTGCTTACGCGTTCGCTGTAGCCGGCCTGAACGTCGACGACCCCGCGTCATTGCGCATCATGGCCGCCGTCATGGCAGCCGGCATGGTCCCGCCGCTCGCGATGGCACTGGCATCCACCGTCCTGCGTCCCCAGTTGTTCAGTGAAGCGGAACGCGAAAACGGAAAAGCTGCCTGGTTGCTCGGCGCTGCCTTCATCTCCGAAGGTGCCATCCCCTTCGCCGCTGCCGACCCGCTCCGCGTCATTCCCTCGATGATGGCCGGCGGCGCCATCACGGGCGGTCTGATCATGGCATTCGACGTCACATTGAGCGCCCCTCACGGCGGAATCTTCGTATTCTTCGCAGTCGGCGGAATCGGCTGGTTCCTCATCTCCCTTGCCGCCGGAACCGTCGTAGCCGCGCTGGCGGTCATCGGCGCAAAACAGTTCATCCGAAGTGGCCCGACAGACGCCGAGTTGGACCCCGAAATCGTGCCAGCTGCGGCATGA
- a CDS encoding uracil-xanthine permease family protein, whose translation MTKRETTTGASGIGWTVHGDGKRIADGAVVGPDERLSWPRTIGIGMQHVIAMFGATLLVPTITGFPVTTTLLFSGIGTALFLIITKGRIPSYLGSSFAFIAPLTASAGSGPAAQLGAVMAVGIVLMLIGVAVRVIGGRVIDAVMPPVVTGAVVALIGLNLAPTAAGSYQSQPLIATVTLFSILLVTVVGPGLLGRLGILVGVVIGWVFAAIYGGLDSERVTALREADWFGVPSLHGPSFDWSVIVLALPVVIVLVAENVGHVKAVSAMTGKSLDDLAGNALFADGLATTLAGAGGGSGTTTYAENIGVMAATRVYSTAAYWVAAATAVVLAFSPKFGALVFTVPNGVIGGATMVLYGLIGILGVRIWMEAKVDFTDPVNLTVAAAALVAGIGNLTLTIGSVELGGIAWGSIGILVAYPVMRYLAKFRTSSNS comes from the coding sequence GTGACTAAACGAGAAACGACGACCGGGGCCAGCGGAATCGGTTGGACTGTCCACGGCGACGGTAAACGAATTGCCGACGGCGCCGTGGTGGGCCCGGACGAACGGCTCAGTTGGCCCCGAACCATCGGGATCGGAATGCAGCACGTCATCGCGATGTTCGGTGCGACGTTGCTCGTGCCGACGATTACCGGCTTTCCGGTCACGACGACTCTGCTGTTCTCGGGTATCGGTACCGCACTGTTCCTGATCATCACCAAGGGGCGGATACCGAGTTACCTCGGTTCGTCCTTTGCGTTCATCGCGCCCCTGACGGCGTCGGCAGGGTCCGGCCCGGCTGCGCAGCTCGGTGCGGTCATGGCGGTCGGCATCGTGCTGATGCTCATCGGTGTTGCCGTGCGCGTGATCGGCGGGCGCGTGATCGACGCAGTCATGCCCCCGGTGGTGACCGGCGCCGTCGTGGCCTTGATCGGTCTCAACCTAGCGCCGACCGCAGCTGGGTCGTATCAGTCTCAGCCCCTGATCGCGACGGTGACGCTGTTCTCGATTCTTCTGGTCACGGTTGTCGGACCTGGCCTGCTCGGCCGCCTCGGAATCCTTGTCGGCGTCGTGATCGGCTGGGTCTTTGCCGCGATCTACGGTGGCCTCGACAGCGAGCGCGTCACCGCGCTGCGTGAGGCCGACTGGTTCGGTGTTCCGAGCCTGCACGGTCCGTCGTTCGATTGGTCCGTCATCGTGTTGGCGTTGCCCGTCGTGATCGTTCTTGTGGCCGAAAATGTCGGACACGTCAAAGCTGTGTCGGCAATGACCGGAAAGTCGTTGGACGACCTTGCCGGAAACGCACTCTTTGCCGACGGTCTGGCAACTACTTTGGCCGGCGCGGGCGGAGGTTCGGGAACGACGACGTATGCCGAGAACATCGGCGTGATGGCTGCTACCCGCGTCTACTCGACTGCTGCCTACTGGGTCGCGGCGGCCACCGCGGTGGTTCTGGCGTTCTCGCCCAAGTTCGGCGCGCTGGTGTTCACGGTTCCGAACGGTGTCATCGGCGGCGCGACCATGGTCCTGTACGGCCTCATCGGCATTCTCGGTGTGCGGATCTGGATGGAGGCCAAGGTCGATTTCACCGATCCGGTGAACCTCACCGTCGCAGCTGCTGCACTGGTCGCCGGTATCGGCAATCTGACACTCACCATCGGCTCCGTCGAGCTCGGTGGCATCGCGTGGGGCTCGATCGGCATCCTCGTCGCGTACCCGGTCATGCGCTATCTGGCGAAATTCCGTACTTCGAGTAACAGTTAA
- a CDS encoding acyl-CoA dehydrogenase family protein, whose product MERTLFEPEHDLFRESFQKFLAQHVAPFHDQWEEQNIVDRGVWVEAGKQGFLGMAVPEEFGGGGVKDFRYNAIITEEATKGGYSGLGFTLHNDVVAPYLLDLCNDEQKQRWLPGFASGELISAIAMTEPGTGSDLQGIKTKAVRDGDHWILNGSKTFITNGINADLVIVVACTDPDKGAQGFSLFVVERDMPGFERGRNLDKIGMKAQDTAELSFTDVRVPAANLLGDEGMGFLYLMKNLPQERLSIAVVAAAAMESVLEKTIQYCRDRKAFGKSIGSFQNTRFVLAELATETTAVRVLVDKFIEQLNAEKLTVQEAAMAKWWTTEAQVKLIDRCLQLHGGYGYMKEYPVAKAYMDSRVQTIYGGTTEIMKEIIGRSLNL is encoded by the coding sequence GTGGAACGTACCCTGTTCGAACCGGAGCATGACCTTTTCCGGGAGTCCTTCCAGAAGTTCTTGGCACAGCACGTCGCGCCCTTCCACGATCAGTGGGAAGAGCAGAACATCGTCGATCGCGGCGTGTGGGTCGAAGCCGGAAAGCAGGGCTTTCTGGGAATGGCCGTTCCCGAGGAATTCGGCGGCGGCGGCGTCAAGGACTTCCGCTACAACGCGATCATCACCGAGGAAGCCACCAAGGGTGGGTACAGCGGGCTCGGCTTCACACTCCACAACGACGTTGTGGCGCCGTACCTACTTGACCTGTGCAACGACGAGCAGAAGCAGCGCTGGCTCCCCGGATTCGCGTCAGGCGAACTGATCTCCGCGATCGCGATGACGGAACCAGGCACGGGCAGTGACCTGCAGGGCATCAAGACCAAGGCAGTCCGCGACGGTGACCACTGGATCCTCAACGGGTCCAAGACGTTCATCACCAACGGCATCAACGCTGACCTCGTCATCGTTGTGGCGTGTACCGATCCTGACAAGGGCGCACAGGGATTCAGCCTCTTCGTGGTCGAGCGCGACATGCCGGGCTTCGAGCGCGGACGCAATCTCGACAAGATCGGCATGAAGGCACAGGACACCGCAGAACTCAGCTTCACCGACGTTCGGGTTCCCGCAGCCAACCTGCTCGGCGACGAGGGAATGGGCTTCCTCTACCTGATGAAGAACCTTCCGCAGGAACGTCTTTCCATCGCAGTGGTGGCTGCTGCGGCCATGGAATCCGTGCTCGAGAAGACCATCCAGTACTGCCGTGACCGCAAGGCTTTCGGCAAGTCGATCGGCAGCTTCCAGAACACCCGATTCGTGTTGGCCGAATTGGCCACGGAGACCACGGCTGTCCGCGTTCTCGTCGACAAGTTCATCGAGCAACTCAACGCCGAGAAGCTGACCGTGCAGGAAGCCGCCATGGCAAAGTGGTGGACCACCGAGGCACAGGTCAAACTGATCGACCGTTGCCTCCAGCTCCACGGCGGCTACGGATACATGAAGGAATACCCGGTTGCCAAGGCCTACATGGATTCTCGCGTGCAGACCATTTACGGTGGCACTACCGAAATCATGAAGGAGATCATCGGACGGTCGCTGAACCTCTGA
- the hflX gene encoding GTPase HflX → MTKSHDNQESTADESAESFAADSSTAGSGEESGYAGSGEESDYTGSGEESGYAASSGSGTPSVGEMQLSERGALRRVAGLSTELEDVTEVEYRQLRLERVVLVGVWTQGTAEQAASSMAELAALADTAGSEVLDSLVQRRDKPDTATYIGSGKSQELREMVLSTGADTVVCDGELTPAQLTALEKIVKVKVIDRTALILDIFAQHATSREGKAQVAFAQMEYMLPRLRGWGESMSRQAGGRAGSNGGVGLRGPGETKIETDRRRIRERMAKLRREIKAMKAARDTKRTRRLRSDIPAVAIVGYTNAGKSSLLNSLTGAGVLVENALFATLDPTTRRASLEDGREYVLTDTVGFVRHLPTQLIEAFRSTLEEVADADLLMHVVDGSDALPTEQIKAVREVITDVLRETDSPAPPELIVVNKIDAADPVTLTQLRALLPGAVFVSAKTGEGIAELRAHLAEVLVRPDVEVDVLVPYHRGDLMAKIHSDGTILDSAHEESGTRVHARVPQMLASALVEYAPSA, encoded by the coding sequence ATGACGAAATCACATGACAATCAAGAATCCACTGCAGACGAGTCTGCAGAATCGTTTGCTGCCGACTCTTCAACTGCAGGCTCCGGCGAGGAGTCAGGTTACGCAGGCTCCGGCGAGGAGTCCGATTACACAGGCTCCGGCGAGGAGTCAGGTTACGCTGCGTCTTCCGGTTCCGGAACGCCGTCGGTTGGCGAGATGCAGCTTTCCGAGCGTGGTGCATTGCGCCGCGTTGCGGGACTGTCCACCGAGCTGGAAGACGTCACCGAGGTCGAGTACCGCCAGCTGCGCCTCGAGCGTGTTGTCCTGGTGGGCGTCTGGACTCAGGGGACGGCGGAGCAGGCAGCGTCCAGTATGGCCGAGTTGGCTGCGCTGGCGGATACGGCCGGTTCCGAGGTTCTCGACAGTCTCGTTCAGCGCCGCGACAAACCTGACACCGCTACGTACATCGGTTCCGGCAAGTCTCAGGAACTGCGTGAGATGGTGCTCTCGACGGGCGCCGACACCGTGGTGTGCGACGGTGAATTGACACCCGCGCAGCTCACGGCGCTGGAGAAGATCGTCAAGGTCAAGGTCATCGACCGCACGGCCCTGATTCTCGATATCTTTGCTCAGCACGCTACGTCCCGCGAAGGTAAAGCTCAGGTCGCTTTCGCGCAGATGGAGTACATGCTTCCTCGTCTGCGTGGTTGGGGCGAGTCGATGTCACGCCAGGCCGGTGGTCGCGCCGGCAGTAACGGCGGTGTGGGTCTGCGTGGTCCTGGTGAGACCAAGATCGAAACCGATCGCCGACGCATTCGTGAGCGCATGGCAAAACTGCGGCGCGAGATCAAGGCCATGAAGGCGGCTCGCGACACCAAGCGGACGCGTCGACTGCGCAGCGACATCCCAGCCGTTGCCATCGTCGGCTACACCAATGCCGGTAAGTCGAGCTTGCTCAATTCGCTCACCGGGGCAGGCGTACTGGTGGAAAACGCACTGTTCGCCACCCTGGATCCGACTACCCGTCGGGCGTCGCTCGAAGACGGCCGCGAGTACGTCCTGACCGACACCGTTGGTTTTGTTCGGCATCTTCCCACCCAGTTGATCGAGGCATTCCGCTCGACACTGGAAGAGGTTGCCGACGCAGATCTGCTGATGCACGTCGTGGACGGTTCCGACGCGTTGCCCACCGAACAGATCAAAGCTGTTCGGGAAGTGATCACGGACGTTCTGCGCGAAACCGATTCGCCGGCGCCGCCGGAGTTGATCGTGGTGAACAAGATCGACGCCGCAGATCCGGTCACGCTCACGCAGTTGCGTGCATTGCTTCCCGGCGCTGTGTTCGTCTCGGCCAAGACGGGCGAGGGAATTGCTGAACTGCGGGCACACCTTGCCGAGGTATTGGTGCGCCCCGACGTGGAAGTCGACGTGCTGGTTCCGTATCACCGCGGTGATCTGATGGCCAAGATCCATTCCGACGGAACAATTCTGGACTCGGCTCACGAAGAGTCAGGCACCAGAGTTCACGCCCGAGTTCCACAGATGTTGGCATCGGCTTTGGTCGAGTACGCACCGAGTGCGTAG
- a CDS encoding phosphoenolpyruvate--protein phosphotransferase yields MTEQIDIASVHGTPVVPGVAYGPAIWPSRRPELIAEAPPLDESVRAAAQDDFIAAAKAVEGRLLARAASATGAAAEVLTANAAMAADRGWIAKAQKSIAAGVPPVQAAIAATEQFVTMFTKLGGVMAERVTDLKDVRDRVIAELSGLPEPGIPAPETPSVLCADDLAPADTAGLDATKIIGLVTVLGGPTSHTAIIARQLGIPCIVAVKDLGTVEAGTPVLIDGTTGEVISNPDADKAKAQVEQSRLERERVSTWVGPGKTADGRPVDVLANVQDGAGARAAALTAADGIGLFRTELCFLGRETEPTVDEQAAIYVEVLEAFAGKKIIIRTLDAGSDKPLKFANHQEEANPALGVRGVRIAWQDMGILDRQLDAIAAAAARTGSSPWVMAPMIATPAEAKRFADAVRARGLVPGVMVEVPAAALLADQILEHVEFLSIGTNDLAQYTMAADRMSSELAELTDPWQPAVLALVARTAQAGQAVGKRVGVCGEAAADPLLACVLAGLGVSSLSCAAASVAGVGAKVGSVTMEQCVAAAAAVLATGDPASARKAAALALS; encoded by the coding sequence ATGACCGAACAGATCGATATCGCGAGTGTGCATGGAACACCGGTTGTTCCCGGGGTCGCATACGGCCCGGCAATCTGGCCTTCCCGGCGCCCCGAGTTGATCGCCGAAGCCCCACCACTGGACGAGTCGGTGCGTGCCGCCGCTCAGGACGATTTCATCGCAGCGGCCAAGGCAGTGGAAGGCCGACTGCTTGCACGGGCGGCCTCTGCGACCGGCGCTGCCGCTGAGGTGCTCACGGCCAATGCGGCCATGGCAGCTGACCGGGGCTGGATCGCAAAAGCGCAAAAATCCATCGCTGCCGGGGTTCCTCCGGTCCAGGCCGCCATTGCGGCGACCGAACAGTTCGTGACGATGTTCACGAAGCTCGGCGGGGTGATGGCAGAGCGTGTGACGGACCTCAAGGACGTTCGCGATCGGGTGATCGCCGAGTTGTCCGGACTGCCGGAACCCGGAATTCCCGCCCCCGAGACGCCGTCCGTTCTGTGCGCCGACGATCTTGCGCCGGCCGACACCGCTGGGCTCGATGCAACCAAGATCATCGGACTCGTGACCGTCCTCGGTGGACCCACCAGCCACACCGCGATCATCGCGCGTCAACTGGGCATTCCGTGCATCGTGGCCGTCAAGGATTTGGGCACGGTAGAAGCCGGTACGCCGGTGCTGATCGACGGGACCACCGGTGAGGTGATCAGCAATCCCGACGCAGACAAGGCAAAGGCGCAGGTCGAGCAATCCAGGCTCGAGCGTGAGCGGGTCAGCACCTGGGTGGGTCCAGGGAAGACGGCCGACGGACGGCCCGTCGACGTACTGGCCAACGTCCAGGATGGTGCCGGTGCCCGTGCGGCGGCGCTCACCGCTGCCGACGGCATCGGACTGTTCCGCACGGAACTGTGCTTCCTCGGGCGTGAGACCGAGCCGACGGTCGACGAGCAGGCGGCAATCTACGTAGAAGTTCTGGAAGCGTTCGCGGGCAAGAAGATCATCATCCGCACCCTCGACGCGGGGTCGGACAAGCCCTTGAAGTTCGCCAATCATCAGGAGGAAGCGAATCCCGCTCTCGGAGTACGTGGCGTCCGAATTGCGTGGCAGGACATGGGAATTCTCGATCGGCAACTCGACGCGATCGCGGCTGCGGCAGCACGGACGGGCTCGTCGCCGTGGGTCATGGCGCCGATGATCGCGACTCCGGCGGAAGCCAAGCGCTTTGCCGACGCCGTCCGAGCCCGTGGCCTGGTTCCCGGCGTCATGGTCGAGGTCCCGGCGGCGGCGTTGCTGGCTGATCAAATCCTCGAGCACGTCGAGTTTCTCTCGATCGGCACCAACGACTTGGCTCAGTACACGATGGCCGCCGACCGAATGTCGTCCGAACTCGCCGAGCTCACCGATCCGTGGCAGCCGGCAGTGCTCGCGTTGGTTGCGCGTACTGCGCAGGCCGGTCAGGCCGTCGGCAAGCGTGTGGGTGTGTGCGGCGAGGCGGCGGCCGACCCGTTGTTGGCGTGCGTTCTTGCCGGACTTGGTGTCTCGTCACTCTCGTGTGCGGCCGCGTCCGTTGCGGGCGTCGGAGCCAAGGTCGGTTCCGTCACGATGGAGCAGTGCGTCGCTGCGGCGGCCGCAGTTCTGGCCACCGGCGATCCTGCGTCGGCACGAAAGGCAGCTGCATTGGCCTTGAGTTGA